The following proteins come from a genomic window of Actinomycetota bacterium:
- a CDS encoding winged-helix domain-containing protein gives MGRTVLLSDRSPDEVLPALAGLLLDVKTEHLSVTAVGHVVELEPDVVLVDAVENVGQGFAVLRTVHQHGARPPVVAVVERADLERFAWDEVADDLLFPGAPEAEIRLRLTMLRRRAGGGDSNTVRLGALMLDKDSYRVTVHGRALDLTFKEFELLRYLAERPGRVLTRPGLLREVWGYDFYGGTRTVDVHVRRLRAKLGPEFEHLIETVRGVGYRAADV, from the coding sequence GTGGGTCGCACGGTCTTGCTCTCGGATCGCTCGCCGGACGAGGTCCTGCCGGCGCTCGCCGGACTGCTCCTCGATGTCAAGACCGAGCATCTCTCGGTGACGGCAGTCGGCCACGTCGTCGAGCTCGAGCCCGATGTCGTCCTCGTCGACGCCGTGGAGAACGTCGGACAAGGATTCGCCGTCCTTCGAACGGTGCACCAGCACGGGGCGCGACCGCCGGTCGTAGCGGTGGTCGAGCGGGCGGATCTCGAGCGGTTCGCATGGGACGAGGTAGCCGACGATCTGTTGTTCCCCGGGGCCCCGGAAGCCGAGATCCGCCTGCGTCTGACGATGCTTCGCAGGCGGGCCGGCGGTGGCGACTCGAACACCGTGAGACTCGGTGCGCTGATGCTCGACAAGGACTCGTACCGCGTGACGGTGCACGGGCGCGCGCTCGACCTCACGTTCAAGGAGTTTGAGCTCCTTCGGTACCTGGCCGAACGTCCCGGCCGTGTCCTGACCAGGCCCGGGCTGCTCCGAGAGGTGTGGGGGTACGACTTCTACGGCGGAACCAGGACCGTGGACGTGCACGTTCGCCGGTTGCGCGCGAAGCTCGGCCCGGAGTTCGAGCATCTGATCGAGACGGTTCGCGGCGTGGGGTACAGAGCGGCGGACGTCTAG
- a CDS encoding aerial mycelium formation protein translates to MSEQTKRRIDRIRDQGYVRRLDALSIDELRARRDECLAEREYLSLLRRLVQGRAEILKAEIERRGSGGGVPIVERLSEILSGEPQGPSRGEALRVGIPEEEMLLARRRVERLVTDAGLSDPGALDDASLESAAEMLAEEERTVSEERNDVLAALDALQDELKRRYKEDPSLVLA, encoded by the coding sequence GTGAGCGAGCAAACCAAGCGGCGCATCGATCGGATCCGCGACCAGGGGTACGTTCGTAGACTCGACGCACTGTCGATCGACGAGCTCCGCGCCCGGCGCGACGAGTGCCTGGCCGAGCGCGAGTATCTATCCCTCCTCCGGCGTCTCGTCCAGGGACGCGCTGAGATCCTGAAGGCGGAGATCGAGCGGCGCGGCTCGGGCGGCGGCGTGCCGATCGTCGAACGCCTGTCGGAGATCCTCTCCGGCGAGCCACAAGGCCCGTCGCGGGGGGAGGCCCTCCGAGTGGGTATTCCCGAGGAGGAGATGCTCCTGGCGAGGCGCCGTGTGGAGCGTCTCGTGACCGATGCGGGCCTCTCCGATCCCGGCGCACTCGACGACGCCAGCCTCGAATCGGCGGCGGAGATGCTCGCTGAAGAGGAGCGCACCGTCTCCGAGGAGCGGAACGACGTCCTCGCCGCCCTCGACGCGCTCCAGGATGAGCTCAAGCGCCGGTACAAGGAGGATCCGTCTCTGGTGCTCGCATGA
- the glnA gene encoding type I glutamate--ammonia ligase — MASPKEVLALAKESGAEIVDLRFSDLPGLMQHFSVPVSELSEESFDEGLGFDGSSIRGFQEIQESDMLLVPDPDTAYLDPFTAHGTLNIHCFVKDPVTGEMYSRDPRYIARKAELYLKQTGIADTSFWGPECEFYIFDAIRFDQNQHEGYYHIDAIEGVWNSGRERELSGQPNLGYKPRYKEGYFPLPPMDHYQDLRSEMVLNLERTGIDIEVHHHEVGTAGQAEIDMRYGTLLATADKVMKYKYVVKNTARHAGKTVTFMPKPIFMDNGSGMHTHQSLWRSDENLFWDEIGYAGISDMARWYIGGLLTHASSLLAFTNPTTNSYRRLVPGYEAPINLVYSQRNRSACVRIPQYFKNPGAKRLEFRTPDPSCNPYLAFAAMLMAGLDGVKNKIEPPEPIDKDLYDLPPAEKATVKQVPGSLEEVLDSLEADHQWLLDGGVFTQDVIDTWIEYKRLHELDQVRLRPHPYEFSLYFDL, encoded by the coding sequence ATGGCATCGCCCAAAGAGGTTCTCGCCCTGGCCAAGGAATCGGGGGCCGAGATCGTCGATCTTCGGTTCTCGGACCTTCCGGGGTTGATGCAGCACTTCTCGGTTCCGGTTAGCGAGCTCTCCGAGGAGAGCTTCGACGAGGGGCTGGGCTTCGATGGCTCATCGATCCGCGGCTTCCAGGAGATCCAGGAGTCGGACATGCTCCTGGTACCCGACCCGGACACCGCGTATCTCGACCCGTTCACCGCACACGGCACGCTGAACATCCATTGCTTCGTGAAGGATCCGGTGACGGGCGAGATGTACTCGCGGGACCCGCGATACATCGCGCGCAAGGCCGAGCTGTACCTGAAGCAGACGGGGATCGCCGACACGTCGTTCTGGGGGCCGGAGTGCGAGTTCTACATCTTCGACGCGATCCGGTTCGACCAGAACCAGCACGAGGGCTACTACCACATCGACGCGATCGAGGGCGTGTGGAACTCGGGGCGCGAGCGCGAGCTCTCGGGTCAGCCCAACCTGGGGTACAAGCCGCGGTACAAGGAGGGCTACTTCCCGCTTCCCCCGATGGACCACTATCAGGACCTCCGCTCGGAGATGGTGCTGAACCTCGAGAGAACCGGGATCGACATCGAGGTGCACCACCACGAGGTCGGCACGGCCGGACAGGCCGAGATCGACATGCGCTACGGCACGCTCCTCGCGACCGCCGACAAGGTCATGAAGTACAAGTACGTCGTCAAGAACACGGCACGGCACGCGGGCAAGACCGTGACGTTCATGCCCAAGCCGATCTTCATGGACAACGGTTCGGGCATGCACACGCACCAGAGCCTGTGGCGGAGCGACGAGAACCTGTTCTGGGACGAGATCGGCTACGCCGGAATCTCGGACATGGCCCGGTGGTACATCGGCGGCCTGCTCACGCACGCTTCGTCGCTGCTGGCGTTCACCAACCCCACGACGAACTCCTATCGCCGGCTCGTTCCGGGATATGAGGCGCCGATCAACCTCGTCTACTCGCAGCGGAACAGGAGCGCGTGCGTTCGGATCCCACAGTACTTCAAGAACCCCGGCGCGAAGCGCCTCGAGTTCCGCACGCCGGACCCGTCGTGCAACCCGTACCTCGCGTTCGCGGCGATGCTCATGGCGGGGCTCGACGGCGTGAAGAACAAGATCGAGCCGCCGGAGCCGATCGACAAGGACCTGTACGACCTGCCGCCGGCCGAGAAGGCGACCGTCAAGCAGGTACCGGGCTCGCTCGAAGAGGTGCTCGACTCGCTCGAGGCCGACCATCAGTGGCTGCTCGACGGCGGGGTGTTCACACAGGACGTGATCGACACGTGGATCGAGTACAAGCGATTGCACGAGCTCGACCAGGTGCGGCTGCGGCCTCACCCATATGAATTCTCGCTGTACTTCGATCTCTGA
- a CDS encoding DNA-3-methyladenine glycosylase 2 family protein: MPSRFVPTPQPIDLRSTLRPLYRGAGDPTMRLSERDVVRASRTPEGPVTIQFRSTDGGVDVEVWGPGADWMLDRAPAWCGALDDVDGFDPPQGVVRDVWRRRRGLRITHTGLITERMIPIVLEQKVTGGEARRAYRRLTHAIGEPAPGPFALLMPPDPARVAEMAYFEFHPFGVEQRRANVLRTMCSRAAWLDGSERLPLGLAKARIGSIHGIGPWSVAEVARIALGDADAVSVGDYHVPNLVAWALAGEPRGTDERMLELLEPFRPHRGRVQALLELSGIRAPAFGPRMEVRAIDRI; this comes from the coding sequence ATGCCGTCACGCTTTGTTCCGACGCCGCAACCGATCGACCTTCGCTCGACGCTCCGTCCGTTGTACCGGGGGGCAGGCGATCCGACGATGCGCCTGTCGGAGCGCGACGTCGTCCGCGCGTCGAGGACGCCGGAGGGTCCGGTCACCATCCAGTTCCGCTCGACGGACGGTGGCGTCGACGTCGAGGTATGGGGGCCCGGCGCAGATTGGATGCTCGATCGCGCGCCGGCCTGGTGCGGCGCCCTCGACGACGTCGACGGGTTCGATCCGCCGCAGGGTGTCGTCCGCGACGTCTGGCGCCGCCGTCGCGGCTTGCGCATCACGCACACCGGACTCATCACCGAGCGGATGATCCCGATCGTCCTCGAACAAAAGGTCACCGGCGGCGAAGCGCGGCGCGCGTACCGTCGACTGACACACGCGATCGGCGAACCCGCACCCGGTCCGTTCGCTCTGCTGATGCCGCCCGATCCGGCACGCGTCGCCGAGATGGCGTACTTCGAGTTCCACCCGTTCGGGGTGGAACAGCGGCGCGCGAACGTTCTCAGGACGATGTGCTCACGCGCGGCATGGCTGGATGGATCCGAGAGGCTGCCGCTCGGCCTGGCGAAGGCGCGCATCGGTTCGATCCACGGGATCGGTCCGTGGAGCGTCGCCGAGGTCGCCCGGATCGCGCTCGGCGACGCGGACGCCGTGTCGGTCGGCGACTATCACGTCCCGAACCTCGTGGCGTGGGCGCTCGCCGGCGAGCCGCGCGGAACCGACGAGCGGATGCTCGAGCTGCTCGAACCGTTCCGTCCTCACCGCGGC
- the sat gene encoding sulfate adenylyltransferase, which yields MEPKPSQSIAPHGGTLVDLLVSEGDRDKLADEARNFPKLTVNERELSDLEMLSIGALSPLTGFQGKAEYDSILDSMHLPNGLPWTIPVTLSLTDEEAKRIGGTEAVSLVPDEAAEPLAILEVDEVFEREREREAQAVFGTDDLAHPGVKALNDAGDLCVAGELRVLRLPEHEDFRQYRLTPAETRAEFSQRGWRTVVGFQTRNPIHRAHEYLQKCALEIVDGLLVHPLVGATKGDDVPADVRMRCYEALFDGYYPKDRAMVTVFPAAMRYAGPKEAIWHAIARKNYGCTHFIVGRDHAGVGDYYGTYDAQRIFERFEPGELGITPLMFEHSFWCNRCEGMASPKTCPHGDEDRVSLSGTKVREMLRAGERPPPEFSRPDVADILIEAMRAR from the coding sequence ATGGAGCCCAAGCCCTCCCAGTCGATCGCGCCGCACGGCGGAACGCTCGTCGACCTGCTCGTATCGGAAGGTGACCGCGACAAGCTCGCCGACGAGGCACGCAATTTCCCGAAGCTCACGGTGAACGAGCGGGAGCTGTCGGATCTCGAGATGCTGTCGATCGGCGCGCTCTCGCCGCTGACAGGCTTCCAGGGCAAGGCGGAGTACGACTCGATCCTCGACTCGATGCATCTACCGAACGGGCTGCCGTGGACGATTCCCGTGACGCTCTCGCTCACCGACGAGGAGGCGAAGCGGATCGGCGGTACGGAGGCCGTCTCGCTCGTACCGGACGAGGCGGCGGAACCGCTCGCGATCCTCGAAGTCGACGAGGTCTTCGAGCGTGAGCGAGAGCGTGAGGCGCAGGCGGTGTTCGGCACGGACGACCTTGCCCATCCCGGCGTCAAGGCGCTGAACGATGCGGGTGATCTGTGCGTCGCTGGCGAGCTTCGAGTGCTGCGGCTGCCGGAACACGAAGACTTCCGCCAGTACCGGCTCACGCCGGCGGAGACACGCGCGGAGTTTTCGCAGCGAGGGTGGCGAACCGTGGTCGGGTTCCAGACGCGGAACCCGATCCACCGCGCGCACGAGTACCTCCAGAAGTGCGCGCTCGAGATCGTCGACGGCCTGCTCGTTCATCCGCTCGTTGGCGCAACGAAGGGCGACGATGTGCCGGCGGACGTTCGGATGCGGTGTTACGAGGCGTTGTTCGACGGTTACTACCCCAAGGACCGCGCGATGGTCACCGTGTTCCCAGCGGCGATGCGTTACGCCGGTCCGAAGGAAGCGATCTGGCACGCCATCGCGCGGAAGAACTATGGATGCACGCATTTCATCGTAGGTCGCGACCACGCCGGCGTCGGCGACTACTACGGGACGTACGACGCGCAGCGGATCTTCGAACGATTCGAACCCGGCGAGCTGGGGATCACGCCGCTGATGTTCGAGCACTCCTTCTGGTGCAACCGGTGTGAGGGGATGGCGTCGCCGAAGACGTGTCCTCACGGTGATGAGGACCGCGTCTCGCTTTCCGGGACGAAGGTCCGAGAGATGTTGCGCGCGGGTGAGCGGCCGCCCCCCGAATTCAGCCGGCCCGACGTCGCCGACATCCTGATCGAAGCGATGCGCGCCCGCTAG
- a CDS encoding phosphoadenylyl-sulfate reductase yields MSRTLLSDSAVRDLNERFERAHPREVVRWALSESGLEPIAIASAFQAEGTCVMHMAGEFRPDVPILFLETGFQFAETLAFKARLTEHLGLNVVDVVGEHTVASQAAAFGPRLYERDPERCCDINKVQPMLAALRGYEAWITAFRRDSSPTRARAPIVDRYEVENGRWIVKINPVATWSRRDTWAYLKEHALPHNLLYDLGYASIGCAPCTRVQLPGEHEREGRWAGLSKWECGIQERGGAGGSTASVASVVRTPVAKETAP; encoded by the coding sequence ATGTCCCGAACCCTCCTATCCGACTCGGCCGTCCGCGACCTCAACGAACGGTTCGAACGCGCACATCCACGAGAGGTCGTTCGCTGGGCGCTCTCCGAGTCCGGCCTCGAGCCGATCGCCATCGCGTCTGCGTTCCAGGCCGAGGGCACGTGCGTGATGCACATGGCGGGTGAGTTCCGCCCCGACGTTCCGATCCTGTTCCTGGAGACGGGGTTCCAGTTCGCGGAGACGCTAGCCTTCAAGGCTCGTCTCACCGAGCACCTGGGACTGAACGTCGTGGACGTCGTCGGGGAGCACACGGTCGCATCACAAGCGGCCGCGTTCGGCCCGCGGCTGTACGAACGAGATCCCGAACGCTGCTGCGACATCAACAAGGTTCAGCCGATGCTTGCCGCACTCCGAGGGTACGAGGCGTGGATCACGGCGTTCCGTCGTGATTCGTCACCGACCCGCGCCCGTGCTCCCATCGTCGATCGGTACGAGGTCGAGAACGGCCGGTGGATCGTGAAGATCAACCCGGTCGCGACGTGGTCTCGTCGCGACACGTGGGCGTACCTGAAAGAGCACGCCCTGCCGCACAACCTGCTGTACGACCTGGGCTATGCGTCGATCGGGTGCGCGCCGTGCACCCGCGTGCAGCTCCCCGGCGAACACGAGCGCGAAGGCCGTTGGGCCGGCTTGTCGAAGTGGGAGTGCGGGATCCAGGAGCGAGGGGGCGCGGGGGGTAGCACAGCGAGCGTAGCGAGCGTTGTGCGAACCCCCGTAGCAAAGGAGACGGCTCCCTAA
- a CDS encoding diacylglycerol kinase family protein: MRFERLLLVVNPVARTYSKATLAVIEKALSADFRLEVVETKERGHAFELGTQAVHDGIDLVVVFSGDGTVNEVVNALAGTRTALAALPGGATNILVRSLDLPLDPIEATGTLIGKALDDHAFKLSLGRADGRYFAVNCGAGVDAAAMRRLDAKFPRTKADFDRVAFRAVAWELLVRYAGRTADLQLRIDDGEPVPSLSVMVGRTDPYTYYKGRGLRMTPDASLDSGLDVLSVRKLRRRSVPRIAWQVFGSARHVQGRDIDYVHDASHVLVTSERPFPVQVDGDSHGDHKRLEVDLAHEALWVVA, encoded by the coding sequence ATGCGCTTCGAGCGACTCCTCCTCGTGGTCAACCCGGTCGCCCGCACATACTCCAAGGCCACGCTCGCCGTCATCGAGAAGGCACTCTCCGCCGACTTCCGCCTCGAGGTAGTCGAGACGAAGGAGCGCGGACATGCGTTCGAGCTCGGAACACAGGCTGTGCACGACGGGATCGACCTCGTCGTCGTGTTCTCCGGCGACGGGACCGTCAACGAGGTCGTGAACGCGCTCGCGGGAACGCGGACGGCGCTGGCTGCACTTCCTGGGGGCGCGACGAACATCCTCGTTCGCTCGCTGGATCTGCCGCTCGATCCGATCGAGGCGACCGGCACGCTCATCGGCAAGGCGCTCGATGACCACGCGTTCAAGCTCTCGCTCGGTCGTGCGGATGGTCGGTACTTCGCGGTGAACTGCGGCGCCGGCGTCGACGCTGCGGCGATGCGGCGGCTCGACGCGAAGTTCCCGCGGACGAAGGCCGACTTCGACAGGGTCGCGTTCCGCGCCGTGGCCTGGGAGCTGCTCGTCCGCTACGCCGGCAGAACGGCGGACCTGCAATTGCGGATCGACGATGGCGAGCCGGTGCCATCGCTCTCGGTGATGGTGGGGCGGACGGACCCGTACACGTACTACAAGGGCCGCGGGCTGCGGATGACGCCGGATGCGTCGCTCGATTCGGGTCTCGACGTGCTCTCCGTTCGAAAGCTTCGACGCCGGAGCGTCCCGCGCATCGCGTGGCAGGTGTTCGGCTCCGCGCGACACGTTCAGGGTCGTGACATCGACTACGTCCACGACGCGTCTCACGTCCTCGTGACGTCCGAAAGGCCGTTCCCTGTGCAGGTCGACGGGGACTCGCATGGCGATCACAAACGGCTCGAGGTAGACCTGGCCCACGAGGCGCTGTGGGTCGTCGCGTAG
- a CDS encoding MoaD/ThiS family protein produces the protein MSTVKVRLFAALRELAGASEVDAEGSTVSEVVDALSARYGHRFEAIARTGSMVVDGERARPDTALTGSEEVALLPPVSGG, from the coding sequence ATGTCGACTGTCAAGGTCCGCCTGTTCGCCGCGCTGCGCGAGCTCGCGGGTGCCAGCGAGGTCGATGCCGAGGGCTCGACGGTCAGCGAGGTGGTCGACGCGCTTTCGGCGCGTTACGGGCACCGGTTCGAAGCGATCGCGCGGACCGGCTCCATGGTCGTCGACGGCGAGCGTGCGCGGCCGGACACCGCGCTGACCGGCTCGGAGGAGGTCGCTCTGCTCCCTCCCGTGTCGGGCGGGTGA
- a CDS encoding peptidoglycan DD-metalloendopeptidase family protein gives MRTTARRNRFSSLIPLALVAGLLSLSPALADTQEELDRAKADLADVQAELDRATTAWHSAIVRLEATKTEIVQAHDRIGDLELQLERIDARLARRAVAAFTNGPATTIDILLSSSSFTEFSDRLEFLGSVAQDDVDLAIEQQVLQDQLRSQREDLQVLSERQAEEARDLAAARTAIDERFRQIEDRVDELQAQVREETAFLLVFGQTPNPDGVIQRCPVAGPNSFVDSFGWPRSGGRAHQGIDLIAPYGTPIVAAHAGVVSQSTSSLGGLQAYVHMSGGTYTFYAHLSSYAAAGSVSAGTVIGYVGSTGNAGSTNHLHFEYHPGGGAAVNPYQMLLAVC, from the coding sequence GTGCGGACGACCGCTCGCAGGAATCGGTTCTCATCACTGATTCCCCTGGCCCTCGTGGCGGGGCTCCTCAGCCTCTCTCCCGCGCTCGCCGACACGCAAGAGGAGCTCGATCGCGCCAAGGCCGACCTCGCCGACGTCCAGGCCGAGCTCGATCGAGCCACCACGGCGTGGCATTCGGCGATCGTTCGTCTCGAAGCGACGAAGACCGAGATCGTTCAGGCCCACGACCGGATCGGTGATCTGGAGCTTCAGCTCGAGCGCATCGATGCTCGGCTCGCGAGGAGAGCCGTCGCGGCGTTCACGAACGGGCCGGCGACGACGATCGACATCCTGCTCTCGTCCTCGTCGTTCACCGAGTTCTCCGACCGCTTGGAGTTCCTTGGCAGCGTGGCACAGGACGACGTGGATCTGGCCATCGAGCAACAGGTTCTGCAGGATCAGCTCCGAAGTCAGCGTGAGGACCTGCAGGTGCTGTCCGAGCGGCAGGCCGAGGAGGCTCGGGATCTCGCGGCCGCCCGCACGGCCATCGACGAGCGGTTCCGCCAGATCGAGGATCGGGTCGACGAGCTCCAGGCGCAGGTCCGCGAGGAGACGGCGTTCCTGCTCGTTTTCGGCCAGACCCCGAACCCCGACGGGGTGATCCAGCGATGCCCCGTCGCTGGTCCCAACTCGTTCGTCGACTCGTTCGGATGGCCTCGCTCGGGAGGGCGGGCGCACCAGGGGATCGACCTCATTGCGCCCTACGGCACACCGATCGTGGCCGCCCACGCCGGGGTCGTCTCGCAGAGCACGAGCTCCCTCGGAGGGCTCCAAGCGTACGTTCACATGTCTGGCGGCACGTACACGTTCTACGCTCACCTCTCGAGCTACGCGGCCGCCGGGAGCGTGAGCGCCGGCACCGTGATCGGGTACGTGGGGAGCACAGGCAACGCCGGGAGCACGAACCACCTGCACTTCGAGTACCACCCCGGCGGAGGGGCGGCCGTGAACCCCTATCAGATGCTCCTCGCGGTCTGCTGA